Below is a genomic region from Glaciihabitans sp. INWT7.
CCGCCGCCTTCGTCGCGGTTCCTGCGGCGGCTCCAGCCTTCGCGGGGGCGGCTGCCTTGCGGGCGGCCTTCTCTGCGGAGAGCTTTGCTGCCTCGGCGACCTGAGCGATTGCCTCCTCGGCGCGGAGCACCTTGGTACGCATGACCGCTTCGCTGAGCTTCAGCTGGCGGTCGAGCTCGACGGTAGCGTCGGGGTTCGCGGTGAGGGCGACGACGGCATAGATGCCTTCGGTCTTCTTGTTGATCTCGTACGCCAGGCGACGACGTCCCCAGACGTCGACCTTGTCGATCGAACCACCGTCATTGCGGATGACGTTGAGGAACTTATCGAGGCTCGGAGCCACGGTGCGCTCATCGATCTCTGGATCGAGAATTACCATTAGTTCGTACTGATGCATAACTAACCCACCTCCTTTGGACTAGAACGGCCACAGACGATCTGTGACAGGAGGGTTTTGGCATCGTTGTCCGAATGCGAAATGCTCGCAGACAACCTGCCTAGTGTAGTCAGTCGAATCACTATCTATCAAGGAGCTCTGCACGCATGTCCCTGAAAGTTGCCATCGCCGGTGTCGGAAACTGCGCCAACTCCCTCATCCAGGGCGTCACGTTCTATGCGGACGCGGATGAGACCCAGGTCGTCCCTGGCCTCATGCACACGCGCTTCGGCGGCTATGCGATAGGCGACATCACCTTCGTCGCGGCCTTCGACGTGGATGCCGCGAAGGTGGGCCTCGACATGGCGGACGCGATGTGGGCGAGCCAGAACAACACGCTTCGCTTTGCCGAGGTCGCGAACACCGGCGTGCTCGTGCAGCGCGGACCCACCCTCGACGGTCTCGGGGAGTATTACCGCGAACTGGTCGAGGAGTCTTCCGCTCCCGCGGTCGATGTCGCGCAGGCCCTGCGCGACTCCGGTGCCGAGGTGCTGGTCTGCTACCTGCCGGTCGGATCTGAGGAGGGCGCCAAGTTCTACGCCCAGGCCGCGCTGGATGCCGGTGTCGCCTTTGTCAACGCGTTGCCCGTGTTCATCGCGAGCGATCCGGTATGGGCGCAGAAGTTCGTGGACGCCGGCGTGCCGATCGTCGGCGACGACATCAAGAGCCAGCTCGGCGCGACGATCACCCACCGCGTGCTCGCCCGGTTATTCGAAGAGCGGGGCCTCGTGCTCGACCGCACCTATCAGCTCAACGTCGGCGGCAACATGGACTTCAAGAACATGCTCGAACGCCGGCGACTCGAGTCGAAGAAGATCTCGAAGACCCAGTCGGTCACCAGCAACATCGAGGCACAGCTCAACTCCCGTGACGTGCACATCGGCCCGAGCGACCACATCCCGTGGCTCGATGACCGCAAGCTCGCCTTTGTGCGCCTCGAGGGCCATGGTTTCGGAAATGCCCCCACCTCTCTCGAATACAAGCTGGAGGTGTGGGACTCGCCCAACTCCGCCGGGGTCGTGATCGACGCCATCCGCGCCGCGAAGATCGCGCTGGATGCCGGGCTGGGCGGCCCGGTCGAGGCGGCATCCGCCTACTTCATGAAGAGCCCGGCGAAGCAGTACGCCGACCCGGTGGCGCGCGAGCTGCTCGAGCAGTTCATCCGCGACCACGCCTGAGGAAAG
It encodes:
- a CDS encoding inositol-3-phosphate synthase: MSLKVAIAGVGNCANSLIQGVTFYADADETQVVPGLMHTRFGGYAIGDITFVAAFDVDAAKVGLDMADAMWASQNNTLRFAEVANTGVLVQRGPTLDGLGEYYRELVEESSAPAVDVAQALRDSGAEVLVCYLPVGSEEGAKFYAQAALDAGVAFVNALPVFIASDPVWAQKFVDAGVPIVGDDIKSQLGATITHRVLARLFEERGLVLDRTYQLNVGGNMDFKNMLERRRLESKKISKTQSVTSNIEAQLNSRDVHIGPSDHIPWLDDRKLAFVRLEGHGFGNAPTSLEYKLEVWDSPNSAGVVIDAIRAAKIALDAGLGGPVEAASAYFMKSPAKQYADPVARELLEQFIRDHA